The DNA segment GCGTCGTCCAGGTCCCACAGCCTCGCATAGGCGTGATTGAAGAAGCGCAGCCGGGTGTCGGCGCCGAAGATGGCGATGGCGGAGCCCAACTGCTCCAGCACCTCGCCATGGGCGGAGATGTGGCGTTCAAGCTCGTCCCGGACCGTGCGCTCCGAGGTGGTGTCCAGCGCGAAGCCCAGCGTCAGATCCTGCCCCGGCATTGGCCGCTCGGTCAGGACCAGCAAACGGCGGTCACCATCGACCACCATGTATCGGCCTTCGCTTTCCGGTCCGCCGGACCTGCCGGCCCTGGCGGCGATCTCCCGCGCCGGTTCGTTCAGGCCGGATGTCGGAAGCTCGATCCCCTCGGCCACGACCTGCTCCGGCGTGGCATCCAGGATGCGGGCGAAGGCCCGGTTGCACCAGACGATGGACAGGTCCGGCCCGCGCAGCCAGACCGGGATGGGCAGAACCTCCATCGCGTCGGTCAGGCGCTTGCGGCTTTCCTCCGCTTGGCTGCGTGCCTCCTCAAGGCGGGACTGCGTGGCGGCGCTGCCGGTCTCGTCGCGCAGCCACAGCACATGCAGCCTGTCGCCCTCCGGCAGTTCGGCAAGGTTGCCCGATGCCGCCAGGGTGCGGGAGCCGTCGGACAGGCGGACCGTGATGCGGAAGGGCTTTCCGGTCTCCTGAAGGTGCCGGAACGACCCGTGCAGTGCCGCGGCGTCGCTGGGGGCCAGCGCGGTCTCCACATCCTCCAGCCCGCGGACACGGGGCAGGTTCAGAAGATCGCAGACCCCGTCCGACACGGTCTGGAGCCCGCCGGGGCTCCACGCCAGCCAGGGATCGGGGGCGGCGGACAGCAGGGCGGTCAGGCGCTGGACCTCGGCCTGCGCCGCCCCCAGCCCGTGCCCGCTCCGCGCGGCGGCCTTGCGGACCCGCAGCAGCAGCAGGGCCAGGATCACGAGCAGCGCCGCGGCCACAGCCGCATGCAGGGCCGGAGGCAGGTGGATGCTGGACAGCGAAAGGAAGCAGAGCCCGGCCAAGCCAAGCCCCACCGCTCCGATGGCTGCCAGATATGCGCCGATCGCGGATTTCACGGGCCGGAGTTTAGGCACCCGCCACCCCCAAAAGCAAGGCGGCGCGCCACCGAAGCAGCGCGCCGCATGAAAAAGGCGCAGCCCTTCCGGGCTGCCCCATAACGGACCCGATCAGTAGCGGTAGTGGTCCGGCTTGAACGGGCCGGTCTTGTCCACGCCGATGTATTCGGCCTGCTTCGGGGTCAGCTCGGTCAGGTGCACGCCGATCTTGCCGAGATGCAGGCGGGCCACCTTCTCGTCCAGGTGCTTGGGCAGCACATAGACCTTGTTCTCGTAGCTCTGGTGGTTGGTCCACAGCTCGAGCTGGGCCAGCACCTGGTTGGTGAAGCTGGCAGACATCACGAAGCTGGGGTGGCCGGTGGCGCAGCCCAGATTGACCAGACGGCCCTTGGCCAGCACGATCAGGCGCTTGCCGTCGGGGAACACCACCTCGTCCACCTGCGGCTTCACCTCTTCCCACTGGTAGTTCCGCAGGGAGTCGATCTGGATCTCGCTGTCGAAGTGGCCGATGTTGCAGACGATGGCGCGGTCCTTCATGGCGCGCATGTGGTCCAGCGTGATCACGTCCACATTGCCGGTGGCGGTGACAAAGATGTCGCCGACCGGGGCGGCCTCTTCCATCGTGACCACCTGATAGCCCTGCATCGCGGCCTGCAGCGCGCAGATCGGGTCGATCTCGGTGACCAGGACGCGGGCGCCCTGGCTGCGCAGGCTGTCGGCGGATCCCTTGCCCACGTCGCCGAAGCCGGCGACCACGGCGACCTTGCCGGCCATCATGACGTCGGTGGCGCGGCGGATACCGTCCACCAGGGACTCGCGGCAGCCATACAGGTTGTCGAACTTGGACTTGGTGACGCTGTCGTTGACGTTGATGGCGGGGACCTTGAGGGTGCCCTTCTTCATCATCTCATACAGACGGTGCACGCCGGTGGTGGTCTCCTCCGACAGGCCGCGCACGTCCTTCAGCATCTCCGGATACTTGTCGTGCATGATCTGGGTGACGTCGCCGCCATCGTCCAGGATCATGTTCGGGGTCCAGCCGTCCGGCCCGCGCAGGGTCTGCTCGATGCACCACCAGAACTCCTCCTCCGTCTCGCCCTTCCAGGCGAAGACCGGGATGCCGGCGGCGGCGATGGCGGCGGCGGCCTGGTCCTGGGTGGAGAAGATGTTGCAGGAGGACCAGCGGACCGTGGCGCCCAGATAGGTCAGCGTCTCGATCAGCACGGCCGTCTGGATGGTCATGTGCAGGCATCCGACGATGCGCGCACCCTTCAGCGGCTGGGAGGCGCCATACTCCTCGCGCAGCGCCATCAGGCCCGGCATCTCGGTCTCGGCGATGGCGATCTCCTTCCGGCCCCAGCCGGCCAGGGAGATGTCCTTGACCTTGTAGTCGGTGAAGGAAGTAGCAGACATGACGACTCCTCGGGATCGGCGCCTTCCACGGCTGGGCCGGGCGGCGGGAGTGGGCGAACGAAAAGGGCGGGCACAGCAATGCCCCGCCCCGCTGCGGCAGGGTGTACCAGCAGGGGCGTCATGGGGCAAGCATAAAGATATCTTTATGTGTGCATCTGATCGCGCCGGGCGCAGGATCACAGCGGCGCAGCGCCCGCCCATTCCAGGAAAGCGGCAGGTTCAGGACCGGAATACCCTGGAAAGGATGGAGGTCGAGCAGGTCGGCATCGCCGGAAACAATCACATCAGTCCGCCCAGCAAGCGCGGTTGCCAGGACCATGTCATCGTCCGGGTCGCGGCAGGCTTTCGGGATTTCACGCAGTTCCACATCGTCCGCCGCTTTCGGACGCAGCGGAAGGGAGGCCGTGCGCCGTTCCGCTTCCGCGTCCGGCTGCATGATGACGCGCACCAGGGTGGCGGGATCGATGTCGCCGCGCAGTTCCGCCGGCAGTTCACCGGCCCGGACAATCCTGGTGATTATGTTCATGGAAACAGGATATGCGCCTTCGTCTCTGGGCACGTTGCGCCGGGAGGGTACGCCACACCCTCTCCGTTCCGGCGTTCCGGTCAGCCCAGAATGCCGTTGAAATCGTCCAGCAGGGCGGCGATGCGGCCGCTGTCCGACTGCTGCATGATGATCTCCGCCCGACGGCCGGCTTCCGCCAGATCCAGTGAGCGGACACGGCGCTTCACCAGGGGCAGGTTTCCCGGCGCCATGGACAGGTCCCGAACGCCAAGACCCAGCAGCAGGGCCGCATAGCGCGGATCGCCCGCCATTTCCCCGCAGACGCTCACCGGGATGTTGTTGCGGCGTGCAGCCGCCGTGGTGAACTGGACCAGCCGCAGAACGGCCGGGTGCAGGGGATCGTACAGATGGGCCACCTGCTCGTCGCCGCGGTCGATGGCCAGGGTGTACTGGATCAGGTCGTTGGTGCCGATGGCGAAGAAATCCACCATCGGCGCCAGCGCGTCGGCCGACAGCGCCGCCCCCGGCACTTCGATCATGATGCCCAACTCGGGCAGGGGATTGGCGATGGGCACGCCCCGCCGGCGCAGGCGGCGCGCCACCCGCGCCAGAACCTCCCGCACCTGCCGCACCTCGCCGACAGAGCAGATCATGGGCAGCAGGATGCGGAGCCGGCCATGGACGGCGGCCCGCAGCATGGCGGCAAGCTGGGTCTCCAGCAGCTTGGGCTCCAGCAGTCCGAGACGGATAGCGCGCAGCCCCAGGGCCGGATTCGCCGGCTCGCCGAAATGACGGCTCAGCGCGCCGGCCAGCTTCTCACCGCCGATATCCAGGGTGCGGGCCGTGACCGGCCTGCCGTCCATGCGTTCCACCAGACAGCGCAGGGTCTCGTACTGCTCCTCCTCGTCGGGCAGGTCCTCCCGGTTCATGTAGAGGAACTCGGTGCGCAGCAGGCCGATGCCTTCCGCCCCCACCTCGGTCGCCGAATCGACATCCCGCGGCAGCTCCAGATTCGCCTGGAGCGACACATGCGCGCCGTCCCGGGTGACGGAGGGCAAGGCGCACAGGGACTTCAGCCGCTTCCGCTCCGCCAGCCAGTCGTCCCGGCGCAGGCGGTACTCGGCCAGCAATTCCGCCGGCGGATTCAGATGGACGCGGCCGGCGATGCCATCCACCACCACCATGTCGCCGGACTGCACGCCTTGCAGCAGACCGGCCGCACCCAGCACCGCGGGCAGGTTCAGTG comes from the Indioceanicola profundi genome and includes:
- the ahcY gene encoding adenosylhomocysteinase, whose amino-acid sequence is MSATSFTDYKVKDISLAGWGRKEIAIAETEMPGLMALREEYGASQPLKGARIVGCLHMTIQTAVLIETLTYLGATVRWSSCNIFSTQDQAAAAIAAAGIPVFAWKGETEEEFWWCIEQTLRGPDGWTPNMILDDGGDVTQIMHDKYPEMLKDVRGLSEETTTGVHRLYEMMKKGTLKVPAINVNDSVTKSKFDNLYGCRESLVDGIRRATDVMMAGKVAVVAGFGDVGKGSADSLRSQGARVLVTEIDPICALQAAMQGYQVVTMEEAAPVGDIFVTATGNVDVITLDHMRAMKDRAIVCNIGHFDSEIQIDSLRNYQWEEVKPQVDEVVFPDGKRLIVLAKGRLVNLGCATGHPSFVMSASFTNQVLAQLELWTNHQSYENKVYVLPKHLDEKVARLHLGKIGVHLTELTPKQAEYIGVDKTGPFKPDHYRY
- a CDS encoding putative toxin-antitoxin system toxin component, PIN family; protein product: MQPDAEAERRTASLPLRPKAADDVELREIPKACRDPDDDMVLATALAGRTDVIVSGDADLLDLHPFQGIPVLNLPLSWNGRALRRCDPAPGAIRCTHKDIFMLAP
- the ptsP gene encoding phosphoenolpyruvate--protein phosphotransferase, with translation MQRTDRYRAASQPGQERVLRGVGVSAGIAIGPAHVVESGAVQVPEYSVSATDTDAETARFHAAVEKARRQVRKLKAKAAALPDAAAEDVGFLLEAHLAMLTGSRLIRGVERRIQDELLNAEAAVQAEIGAIAQSFSSMDDAYLAARVADVREVGRRLIRNLLESPYQAFSLLPEGSIILAEELTPADTALMDPRRIGGFATVLGGAEGHTAIMARALNLPAVLGAAGLLQGVQSGDMVVVDGIAGRVHLNPPAELLAEYRLRRDDWLAERKRLKSLCALPSVTRDGAHVSLQANLELPRDVDSATEVGAEGIGLLRTEFLYMNREDLPDEEEQYETLRCLVERMDGRPVTARTLDIGGEKLAGALSRHFGEPANPALGLRAIRLGLLEPKLLETQLAAMLRAAVHGRLRILLPMICSVGEVRQVREVLARVARRLRRRGVPIANPLPELGIMIEVPGAALSADALAPMVDFFAIGTNDLIQYTLAIDRGDEQVAHLYDPLHPAVLRLVQFTTAAARRNNIPVSVCGEMAGDPRYAALLLGLGVRDLSMAPGNLPLVKRRVRSLDLAEAGRRAEIIMQQSDSGRIAALLDDFNGILG